From the Pseudomonas sp. SORT22 genome, one window contains:
- the pgsA gene encoding CDP-diacylglycerol--glycerol-3-phosphate 3-phosphatidyltransferase: protein MNIPNLLTVLRVLLIPIFILLFYVPYHWSYIAASSVFAIAAATDWLDGYLARRLQQSTPFGAFLDPVADKLMVAVALVLLVQVHANFWLTLPAAVIIGREIVVSALREWMAELGARAHVAVSNLGKWKTAAQMLALVILLANPPVLTFWVILGYALLMISAGLTLWSMVHYLRAAWPHLREGSEQK, encoded by the coding sequence ATGAATATTCCAAATCTGCTTACCGTTCTTCGCGTCCTGCTCATTCCGATCTTCATTTTGCTGTTCTATGTTCCGTATCACTGGAGCTATATCGCAGCGAGCAGTGTCTTCGCCATCGCCGCGGCCACTGACTGGCTGGACGGTTACCTGGCCCGTCGCCTGCAGCAGAGCACGCCGTTCGGTGCCTTCCTGGACCCGGTGGCCGACAAGCTGATGGTGGCGGTGGCCCTGGTATTGCTGGTGCAAGTGCACGCCAACTTCTGGCTGACCCTGCCGGCGGCGGTGATCATCGGCCGCGAGATCGTGGTCTCGGCGCTGCGCGAGTGGATGGCCGAGCTTGGGGCGAGGGCGCACGTGGCGGTGTCGAACCTGGGCAAGTGGAAGACTGCAGCGCAAATGCTCGCCCTGGTGATCCTGCTGGCCAACCCGCCGGTGCTGACCTTCTGGGTGATTCTTGGCTACGCCTTGCTGATGATTTCTGCCGGCCTGACCCTGTGGTCGATGGTGCACTACCTGCGCGCCGCCTGGCCGCACCTGCGCGAAGGCTCGGAGCAGAAATAA
- a CDS encoding RHS repeat-associated core domain-containing protein codes for MAFDPASNRAKYQHRREAGPAWNQNEQRKLDQQYGCGNTLYGWDGDTLAFENRTHDLGARLTHYVYEPGTFVPVAQAVEHRSIKLLLEPVYDFPYDIERDPVWQHNPAPAPFDAFAWYQCDHLGTPMELTDEQGEVAWSGTYKAWGAAQEKRSDTAKRAGIHNPLRFQGQYFDVETGLHYNRYRYYDPGVGRFVGKDPIGFAGGLNVFAYAPNPTQWTDALGLARRSKDSKPSAANHSPCCSCNEGFAYRVLRDDESIASGLSAKDPNANYEMEGHVLHGSKIKTQYISASRSLESAISNRATYGNSSQRIARIDLSKIPGKSIDLSG; via the coding sequence TTGGCCTTCGACCCGGCCAGCAACCGCGCCAAGTACCAGCACCGCCGCGAGGCCGGTCCCGCATGGAACCAGAACGAGCAGCGCAAGCTCGATCAGCAGTACGGTTGTGGCAACACCCTCTACGGCTGGGATGGCGACACCCTGGCCTTCGAGAACCGCACCCATGACCTTGGCGCCCGCCTGACCCACTACGTGTACGAGCCCGGCACCTTCGTGCCCGTTGCTCAAGCGGTGGAGCACCGCTCCATCAAGTTGCTGCTCGAGCCTGTCTACGACTTCCCCTATGACATCGAGCGTGATCCCGTCTGGCAGCACAACCCCGCGCCAGCGCCCTTCGATGCGTTTGCCTGGTACCAGTGCGACCACCTGGGCACGCCCATGGAGCTTACCGACGAACAGGGCGAAGTGGCCTGGAGCGGCACCTACAAGGCCTGGGGCGCGGCACAGGAGAAACGCAGCGACACCGCCAAACGCGCGGGCATCCACAATCCGTTGCGCTTTCAGGGGCAGTACTTCGATGTCGAGACAGGGCTGCATTACAACCGGTATCGGTACTATGATCCGGGGGTCGGGCGGTTTGTTGGGAAGGATCCGATCGGGTTTGCGGGTGGGTTGAATGTATTTGCTTATGCGCCGAATCCGACTCAGTGGACTGACGCACTAGGCTTAGCGAGAAGAAGCAAGGATTCCAAACCCTCAGCGGCCAATCACTCACCATGCTGTTCGTGCAATGAAGGCTTCGCATATCGAGTTCTACGCGACGACGAAAGTATCGCAAGCGGACTCTCCGCGAAGGACCCAAATGCAAACTACGAAATGGAAGGCCACGTTTTACATGGTTCGAAAATTAAAACACAATATATTTCCGCCTCGAGATCACTGGAATCAGCAATTTCCAATAGGGCTACCTATGGAAACTCATCGCAAAGGATCGCCCGGATAGATTTGTCAAAAATACCAGGAAAGTCCATCGATTTATCCGGATAA
- a CDS encoding UDP-glucose/GDP-mannose dehydrogenase family protein, whose protein sequence is MNISIFGLGYVGAVCAGCLSARGHQVLGVDISPAKIDMINQGKSPIVEPGLEQLLLDGVRHGRLRGTTDVQAAVLATEMSLLCVGTPSKKNGDLDLVYMEAVCREIGTAMRDKASRHTVVVRSTVLPGTAKNVVIPILEKYSGKRAGIDFGVAVNPEFLRESTAIQDYDFPAMTVIGELDAQSGDLLQSLYQGLDAPVIRKSIEVAEMIKYTCNVWHATKVSFANEIGNIAKASGVDGREVMDVVCQDYKLNLSRYYLRPGFAFGGSCLPKDVRALTYRAGQLDVEHPLLASIMASNRNQVKNAFELITRQDKRRIGLLGLSFKAGSDDLRESPLVELAEMLIGKGYELTIYDANVEYARVFGANREYIESKIPHVSSLLCNDLQQVIRDAEVVVLGNNDDRFAQALDASDGKQIIDLVGFMAHGSDARREGICW, encoded by the coding sequence ATGAATATCAGTATTTTTGGATTGGGTTATGTAGGCGCTGTCTGTGCCGGTTGTTTGTCTGCACGGGGCCATCAGGTGCTGGGCGTGGATATCTCGCCGGCCAAGATCGACATGATCAACCAGGGCAAGTCGCCCATTGTCGAGCCGGGCCTTGAGCAACTGCTGCTCGATGGCGTGCGCCATGGCCGCCTGCGCGGTACCACGGATGTCCAGGCTGCGGTACTGGCTACAGAGATGTCGCTGTTGTGCGTGGGTACCCCAAGCAAGAAAAACGGCGACCTGGACCTGGTCTACATGGAAGCGGTGTGCCGCGAAATCGGCACCGCCATGCGCGACAAGGCCAGCCGTCATACCGTCGTGGTGCGCAGCACCGTGCTGCCCGGCACGGCCAAGAACGTGGTGATTCCGATCCTCGAGAAGTACTCCGGCAAGCGCGCCGGCATCGACTTCGGCGTGGCGGTCAACCCCGAGTTCCTGCGCGAAAGCACCGCGATCCAGGACTACGACTTTCCGGCCATGACCGTGATCGGCGAACTGGACGCGCAATCGGGCGACCTGCTGCAGTCGCTGTACCAGGGCCTGGACGCCCCGGTGATTCGCAAGTCGATCGAAGTCGCCGAGATGATCAAGTACACCTGCAACGTCTGGCACGCGACCAAGGTCAGTTTTGCCAACGAGATCGGCAACATCGCCAAGGCCTCCGGCGTCGATGGCCGCGAGGTGATGGATGTGGTCTGCCAGGACTACAAGCTCAACCTGTCGCGCTACTACCTGCGCCCCGGATTCGCCTTCGGTGGCTCGTGCCTGCCCAAGGACGTGCGCGCCCTCACCTACCGCGCCGGCCAGCTGGACGTCGAGCACCCGCTGCTGGCCTCGATCATGGCCAGCAACCGCAACCAGGTGAAGAACGCCTTCGAGCTGATCACCCGCCAGGACAAGCGCCGCATCGGCCTGCTGGGCCTGAGTTTCAAGGCCGGCAGCGACGACCTGCGCGAAAGCCCGCTGGTGGAGCTGGCGGAAATGCTCATCGGCAAAGGCTACGAGCTCACCATCTACGACGCCAACGTCGAGTACGCGCGGGTGTTCGGTGCCAACCGCGAATACATCGAATCGAAGATCCCCCACGTTTCGTCGCTGCTGTGCAACGACCTGCAGCAGGTGATCCGCGACGCCGAGGTGGTGGTGCTGGGCAACAACGATGACCGTTTTGCGCAAGCCCTGGATGCCAGCGATGGCAAGCAGATCATCGACCTGGTCGGCTTCATGGCCCACGGCAGCGATGCCCGGCGTGAAGGTATCTGCTGGTAA
- a CDS encoding PAAR domain-containing protein — protein sequence MRKIVRLGDSTDHGGSVIESLSPTNLNGKPIAGKGNLVSCPLCKGIFPIIEGSSTYSINGIPVALDGMKTACGASLIASASHGSVHR from the coding sequence ATGAGAAAGATAGTTCGCCTTGGAGATTCCACAGATCACGGAGGCTCAGTCATTGAGTCCTTATCTCCCACCAACCTCAACGGCAAACCAATAGCCGGCAAAGGCAACCTAGTCTCCTGCCCACTCTGCAAAGGCATCTTCCCCATCATCGAAGGCAGTAGCACCTACAGCATCAACGGTATCCCGGTCGCGCTCGACGGCATGAAAACCGCCTGTGGCGCCAGCCTGATTGCCAGCGCCTCTCACGGCAGCGTGCATCGATAA
- the uvrY gene encoding UvrY/SirA/GacA family response regulator transcription factor, producing MIRVLVVDDHDLVRTGITRMLADIDGLQVVGEADSGEASLKVARELKPDVVLMDVKMPGIGGLEATRKLLRSHPDVKVVAVTVCEEDPFPTRLLQAGAAGYLTKGAGLDEMVQAIRLVFAGQRYISPQIAQQLALKSFQPQGSPFDALSEREIQIALMIVGCQKVQIISDKLCLSPKTVNTYRYRIFEKLSVTSDVELTLLAVRHGMVDASL from the coding sequence TTGATTAGGGTGCTGGTGGTCGATGACCACGATCTGGTGCGTACGGGCATCACGCGCATGCTGGCCGATATCGATGGCTTGCAGGTGGTGGGCGAGGCCGACTCTGGCGAGGCATCGCTGAAGGTTGCGCGCGAGCTCAAGCCCGACGTGGTCCTGATGGATGTGAAAATGCCCGGTATCGGCGGCCTGGAGGCGACGCGCAAACTGCTGCGCAGCCACCCGGACGTGAAAGTGGTGGCGGTGACCGTCTGCGAAGAAGACCCGTTCCCCACCCGCCTGTTGCAGGCTGGCGCCGCCGGCTATCTGACCAAGGGCGCCGGGCTGGACGAAATGGTCCAGGCCATTCGCCTGGTGTTTGCCGGCCAGCGCTACATCAGCCCGCAGATTGCCCAGCAACTGGCGCTCAAGTCGTTCCAGCCGCAAGGCTCGCCGTTCGATGCGTTGTCGGAGCGGGAAATCCAGATCGCACTGATGATCGTCGGTTGCCAGAAGGTGCAGATCATCTCCGACAAGCTGTGCCTGTCACCGAAAACGGTCAATACTTACCGTTACCGGATCTTCGAAAAACTCTCGGTCACCAGCGACGTCGAGCTGACGCTGCTGGCGGTCCGCCACGGCATGGTTGACGCCAGTCTCTGA
- a CDS encoding helix-turn-helix transcriptional regulator: protein MNGIGSRIREERERLGLTQRAFGDIGGVEPNAQGKYESGERTPKADYLAAVAARGVDALYVLSGVHTPVEHSSLNTQEEQLLNSFRLLQEADQAAVRQLLGSLAERAQMPPARAGGYERGMYGRLSGK from the coding sequence ATGAACGGAATCGGTTCGCGTATCAGGGAAGAAAGAGAACGGCTGGGCCTGACCCAGCGCGCCTTTGGCGACATTGGCGGGGTAGAGCCCAACGCCCAGGGCAAGTATGAAAGCGGCGAGCGCACGCCCAAGGCCGACTACCTGGCGGCAGTGGCGGCGCGCGGGGTCGACGCGTTGTATGTATTGAGCGGAGTGCACACGCCGGTCGAACACAGCAGCCTGAACACCCAGGAAGAACAGTTGCTCAATAGTTTTCGCCTGCTGCAAGAGGCCGACCAGGCTGCCGTCCGGCAGTTGCTCGGCAGCCTTGCCGAGCGTGCCCAGATGCCGCCGGCGAGAGCGGGCGGCTATGAGCGCGGGATGTACGGGCGACTGTCGGGCAAATAA
- the uvrC gene encoding excinuclease ABC subunit UvrC: MTPVFDSSAFLATCSGRPGVYRMFDAEARLLYVGKAKNLKKRLASYFRKAGLAPKTAALVARIAQVETTITANETEALLLEQTLIKEWRPPYNILLRDDKSYPYVFLSDGDYPRLGIHRGAKKQKGKYFGPYPSAGAIRESLSLLQKTFFVRQCEDSYYSNRTRPCLQYQIKRCKAPCVGLVEPEEYAVDVRHSVMFLEGRSHQLTNELNAEMEQAAMALEFERAAELRDQIALLRRVQDQQSMEGGSGDVDVVAAFVNPGGACVHLISVRGGRVLGSKNFFPQVGIEEEVAEVMAAFLSQYYVGNAERELPGELIVNVVHEDFAAITAAIETLRGRELTISHRVRGTRARWQQLAVTNAEQALGARLANRQHMASRFEALAQVLALDETPQRLECYDISHSSGEATVASCVVFGPEGPLKSDYRRYNIEGVTPGDDYAAMHQALTRRFGRLKDGEGKLPDVLLVDGGKGQLNMAREVLQELAVPDLILLGVAKGTTRKAGFETLYLNDVAHEFTLKGDSPALHLIQQIRDEAHRFAITGHRARRGKTRRTSTLEGVAGVGPKRRRDLLKHFGGLQELTRASVEEIAKAPGISKKLAESIYANLHSE; the protein is encoded by the coding sequence ATGACACCTGTGTTCGATTCAAGCGCATTCCTGGCGACCTGTAGCGGTCGCCCGGGCGTCTACCGGATGTTCGACGCTGAGGCCCGGCTGCTGTATGTGGGCAAGGCCAAGAACCTCAAGAAGCGCCTCGCCAGTTACTTTCGCAAAGCTGGCCTGGCGCCGAAGACGGCTGCCCTGGTGGCGCGCATCGCCCAGGTCGAAACCACCATCACCGCCAACGAGACCGAGGCGCTGCTGCTCGAGCAGACCCTGATCAAGGAATGGCGGCCGCCGTACAACATCCTGTTGCGCGACGACAAATCCTATCCTTATGTGTTTCTTTCCGACGGCGACTACCCGCGCCTGGGCATCCACCGTGGGGCGAAGAAGCAGAAGGGCAAGTACTTCGGCCCGTACCCCAGCGCTGGCGCCATCCGCGAAAGCCTGAGCCTGCTGCAAAAGACCTTTTTCGTCCGCCAGTGTGAAGACAGCTACTACAGCAACCGCACCCGGCCGTGCCTGCAGTACCAGATCAAGCGCTGCAAGGCGCCTTGTGTCGGCCTGGTCGAACCCGAAGAATACGCGGTGGATGTGCGCCACTCGGTGATGTTCCTTGAAGGCCGTAGCCACCAGCTGACCAACGAGCTGAACGCCGAGATGGAACAGGCGGCCATGGCCCTGGAGTTCGAGAGGGCCGCCGAGCTGCGCGACCAGATCGCCTTGCTGCGCCGCGTGCAGGACCAGCAGAGCATGGAAGGCGGCAGCGGCGACGTCGATGTCGTCGCCGCCTTCGTCAACCCCGGCGGTGCTTGCGTGCACCTGATCAGCGTGCGCGGCGGGCGGGTGCTGGGCAGCAAGAACTTCTTCCCGCAAGTGGGCATCGAGGAGGAGGTGGCCGAGGTCATGGCCGCATTCCTCTCGCAGTATTACGTGGGCAACGCCGAGCGCGAACTGCCGGGCGAGCTGATCGTCAACGTCGTCCACGAGGATTTTGCCGCCATCACCGCCGCGATCGAAACCCTGCGCGGCCGCGAGCTGACCATCAGCCACCGGGTGCGCGGCACCCGTGCGCGCTGGCAGCAACTGGCGGTGACCAATGCCGAGCAGGCACTGGGCGCGCGCCTGGCTAACCGCCAGCACATGGCCTCGCGCTTCGAGGCCCTGGCCCAGGTGCTGGCCCTGGACGAAACCCCGCAGCGCCTGGAGTGCTACGACATCAGCCATTCCAGCGGCGAAGCCACCGTCGCCTCGTGCGTGGTGTTTGGCCCGGAAGGGCCGCTCAAGTCCGATTACCGCCGCTACAACATCGAAGGCGTAACCCCGGGCGATGACTATGCGGCCATGCATCAGGCCCTGACCCGGCGCTTTGGCCGGCTCAAGGACGGTGAGGGCAAGCTGCCCGACGTGCTGCTGGTGGACGGCGGCAAGGGCCAGCTGAACATGGCCCGTGAAGTGCTGCAGGAACTGGCGGTGCCCGACCTGATTTTGCTCGGGGTGGCCAAGGGCACCACGCGCAAGGCCGGTTTCGAAACCCTGTACCTGAACGACGTGGCCCATGAGTTCACCCTCAAGGGCGACTCGCCAGCGCTGCACCTGATCCAGCAGATTCGCGACGAAGCCCACCGCTTCGCCATCACCGGCCACCGCGCCCGCCGCGGCAAGACCCGCCGCACCTCGACCCTTGAAGGCGTCGCCGGGGTCGGCCCGAAACGTCGCCGCGACCTGCTCAAACACTTCGGTGGCTTGCAGGAGCTGACCCGCGCCAGCGTCGAAGAAATCGCCAAAGCACCGGGAATCAGTAAAAAGCTTGCCGAGTCGATTTATGCCAACCTGCATAGCGAGTAG
- a CDS encoding PAAR domain-containing protein: MRAIVRLNDSTDHGGTVSNSIPRTDLNGKPIAGKGNLVSCPLCKGIFPIIEGSSTYSVNGIPVALDGMKTACGASLIASASHGSVHR, translated from the coding sequence ATGAGAGCAATTGTTCGCCTCAACGACTCGACAGACCACGGCGGTACTGTGAGTAATTCCATCCCTCGTACGGACCTCAACGGCAAACCAATAGCCGGCAAAGGCAACCTAGTCTCCTGCCCGCTCTGCAAAGGCATCTTTCCCATCATAGAAGGCAGCAGCACCTACAGCGTCAACGGTATCCCGGTCGCGCTCGACGGCATGAAAACCGCCTGTGGCGCCAGCCTGATTGCCAGCGCCTCTCACGGCAGCGTGCATCGATAA
- a CDS encoding glycosyltransferase — translation MERQQQPPSGRPDYLQAGARFCAWACLFGLIALASEMVAPQYLDPAHHKFIFIIGALGMWRYGNAIVHYLRGMYFLHWKFPRMRKAVERMGDAALPAHMFMVVTSFRIPTHTTFKVYQSVFQEVQRLKVPCTVIASIVEKGDEQFIKEIMRNEVKDRDDIKLVIVRARGTGKRDGLAHAFRALSRQMPLEDSVVGVVDGDTMMLPGCVERAVKLFAYLPNVGGLTTNEFCEVEGSSLMRQWHSMRFVQRHINMCSMALSHRVLTLTGRLSFFRASVMTDPDFIRDVEADFLQHWRLGRFQFLTGDDKSSWLSLMRAGWDTFYVPDSNTLTVEHPPDNSFWRATRQLMFRWYGNSLRQNFRATALLGRARLGLFTLYVLLDQRVSMWTCLMGLTASVVAGILFGIQYLLVYLFWVLLSRSIVTVLFLFAGHPVSPVYPFVLYYNQIIGSLMKVYALFHMDQQSWTRQKTTLSNGAVNFDAALNRWSSKAMLFSSIAIFFGVISVLLELTQR, via the coding sequence ATGGAACGACAGCAACAGCCGCCCTCGGGCCGGCCGGACTACCTGCAGGCAGGCGCGCGGTTTTGCGCCTGGGCCTGCCTGTTCGGCCTGATTGCGCTGGCGTCGGAGATGGTCGCGCCGCAGTACCTCGACCCTGCGCACCATAAGTTCATCTTCATCATCGGTGCACTGGGCATGTGGCGCTATGGCAACGCCATCGTCCATTACCTGCGCGGCATGTACTTTCTGCACTGGAAGTTCCCGCGCATGCGCAAGGCGGTCGAGCGCATGGGCGATGCGGCGCTGCCGGCGCACATGTTCATGGTAGTGACCAGTTTTCGCATCCCCACCCACACCACCTTCAAGGTTTACCAGTCGGTGTTCCAGGAGGTGCAGCGGCTGAAGGTGCCGTGCACGGTGATTGCCTCGATCGTCGAGAAAGGCGACGAGCAGTTCATCAAAGAGATCATGCGCAACGAGGTCAAGGACCGCGATGACATCAAGCTGGTCATCGTCCGCGCCCGTGGCACCGGCAAGCGTGACGGCCTGGCCCATGCCTTTCGCGCCCTGTCACGGCAGATGCCACTGGAAGACTCGGTGGTCGGCGTGGTCGATGGCGACACCATGATGCTGCCCGGCTGCGTCGAGCGTGCGGTCAAGCTGTTTGCCTACCTGCCCAACGTCGGCGGCCTGACCACCAACGAGTTCTGCGAAGTCGAAGGCAGCAGCCTGATGCGCCAGTGGCACTCGATGCGCTTCGTCCAGCGGCACATCAACATGTGCTCGATGGCCTTGTCGCACCGGGTGCTGACCCTGACCGGACGGCTGTCGTTCTTTCGCGCCAGCGTCATGACCGACCCGGACTTCATCCGCGACGTCGAGGCGGATTTTCTCCAGCACTGGCGCCTGGGGCGCTTTCAGTTTTTGACCGGGGACGACAAGTCGTCGTGGCTGAGCCTGATGCGCGCCGGCTGGGACACTTTCTACGTGCCCGACAGCAACACCCTGACCGTCGAGCATCCACCAGACAACAGCTTCTGGCGCGCCACCCGCCAGTTGATGTTCCGCTGGTACGGCAACTCGCTGCGCCAGAACTTTCGTGCCACCGCCCTGCTCGGCCGCGCTCGCCTGGGCCTGTTCACCCTGTATGTGCTGCTCGATCAGCGGGTGTCGATGTGGACCTGCCTGATGGGCCTGACCGCCTCGGTGGTCGCCGGCATCTTGTTCGGCATCCAGTACCTGCTGGTGTACCTGTTCTGGGTGCTGCTGTCGCGCAGCATCGTCACCGTGCTGTTTCTGTTCGCCGGCCACCCGGTCAGCCCGGTGTACCCGTTCGTTCTTTATTACAACCAGATCATCGGCTCGCTGATGAAAGTCTACGCCCTGTTCCACATGGACCAGCAGAGCTGGACCCGGCAAAAAACCACATTAAGCAACGGCGCCGTCAACTTCGATGCCGCCCTGAACCGCTGGTCCTCGAAGGCGATGCTGTTTTCATCCATCGCGATTTTCTTCGGGGTCATCTCGGTTCTTCTCGAACTCACGCAACGTTAA